The Maridesulfovibrio salexigens DSM 2638 region CCGATGCGCGCGGCAGTGTCGATGAATTCATAGCAACGTTCAAGGTTGCAGCTGTGGTTGCTGGATACTTCGGCTATGAAGAGGGGGGGGCTGTAATTTGCGTTGTTGGGCAAAACGTGGCTACCTTTTTTAACATGAATTCGAATGCTGCCGTCAGACTATTTCCCGGAAGAGGACAAGTCAATCTATGACAGCTAATTATAGGCCTTTCCTAGGCAAAATCCTTTTTTTGTAGTAGTCAGGTGATGAAAATGATTTTGGTATAAATATAGCATTGTTCCATGCTGTTGAGTGCTGAATGTCATTTTTTTACCAAGATTTTTATCCAGAGCGGGCTAAAAGGGAGAGGGTATGATTCCAGTTATTTTGGCAGGAGGGACAGGGTCCCGGTTGTGGCCACTTTCCAGAAAGAATTTTCCTAAACAGTTAATGCCTGTTCTGGGCAGCGAATATTCCTTGCTTCAAGAGACCGTGCGCCGGGTCATGCGTCTCCCGGAAATGGGACGTCCCGTTGTGGTTACTAATGAAAAATACAGGTTTATCATTGCCTCTCAATTGCAGGCCATCGGAGTGGAACCGGAATCTATCGTTTTGGAACCTGTGGGCCGGAGCACCGCTCCTGCTGCGGCCATCGGTTCTCTATTAGCCTTGCAGTCAGGTGGAAATCCTGATGTTTTACTCTTGCCAGCTGATCACTATGTCCAGAATGTGGAATCTTTTTTGGCTTGTCTTTCTATGGCCTCAGGGTTCACTGAAAATTCCGGGTTGGTTACCTTCGGAATTGTCCCGGATAAGCCGGAAACAGGATATGGATACATCAAGCGTGATGCGGGTGTGCCGGATAGTTCCGGGGAAGGATTTTTCATCGACAGCTTTGTGGAAAAACCGGATCTTGCGCGGGCTGAAGAGTATGTTGCTTCGGGGAATTATTACTGGAACAGCGGCATGTTTTTGTTTAAGGCTGAAACTTACTTAAAAGAGTTGGATAAATTTGAGCCGGAAATGGTTCGCTGCTGCAAAGGGGCAATTGATAAGGCACATGAAGACCTTGATTTCTTGCGGTTGGATAAAGACTCTTTTGCCCGTTGCCCGGAAGATTCTATCGACTACGCAGTGATGGAAAAGACTTCTAAGGGTATCGTGGTGCCTCTTGATTGCGGCTGGAGTGATGTTGGATCATGGTCTTCTCTTTATGAGGTTCGGGATAAGGACGAAAGTTCTAATGTCAGCATCGGTGATGTTATGCTGGAGGATTCAACCAATTGTTACATGCACTCATCGGAACGGCTTGTTGCGGGAGTCGGACTTGATAATATTGCGGTGGTTGAATCTAAAGACGCGGTGCTTGTGTCTCGTCTGGACAAGGTACAGGATGTTAAGAAAATTTTCAGCCGATTGAAGAAAGATGGTCGCAATGAGTATGAATCTCATACAAAGGTTTATCGACCGTGGGGCAACTACGAGTCCATAGGTAAGGGTGATAGATATCAGGTTAAACGGATTATTGTCTTTCCGGGGCAGACTTTGTCATTACAAAAACATTACCACAGGGCTGAGCATTGGGTTGTGGTCAAAGGAACGGCCGTGGTCACTCGAGATGATGAAGAGATGGTCCTTACCGAAGACCAGTCTACCTATATCCCTCTGTGTTCCGTGCACCGTTTGCATAATCCCGGCAAGGTCGATCTTGAGTTGATCGAGGTCCAGACAGGAAGTTATCTCGGCGAGGATGATATAGAGCGTATGGAAGATTTATACGGTCGTATGTACCAAGATAGCTAGTTTGACAAC contains the following coding sequences:
- a CDS encoding mannose-1-phosphate guanylyltransferase/mannose-6-phosphate isomerase; the encoded protein is MIPVILAGGTGSRLWPLSRKNFPKQLMPVLGSEYSLLQETVRRVMRLPEMGRPVVVTNEKYRFIIASQLQAIGVEPESIVLEPVGRSTAPAAAIGSLLALQSGGNPDVLLLPADHYVQNVESFLACLSMASGFTENSGLVTFGIVPDKPETGYGYIKRDAGVPDSSGEGFFIDSFVEKPDLARAEEYVASGNYYWNSGMFLFKAETYLKELDKFEPEMVRCCKGAIDKAHEDLDFLRLDKDSFARCPEDSIDYAVMEKTSKGIVVPLDCGWSDVGSWSSLYEVRDKDESSNVSIGDVMLEDSTNCYMHSSERLVAGVGLDNIAVVESKDAVLVSRLDKVQDVKKIFSRLKKDGRNEYESHTKVYRPWGNYESIGKGDRYQVKRIIVFPGQTLSLQKHYHRAEHWVVVKGTAVVTRDDEEMVLTEDQSTYIPLCSVHRLHNPGKVDLELIEVQTGSYLGEDDIERMEDLYGRMYQDS